The nucleotide window CTGGCCCACCACCCCCCGCGTGGAGCTCATCACCACGGACGGCTTCCTCCATCCGAACGCCGTCCTCGCCGAACGCGGGCTCATGAAGCGCAAGGGCTTCCCGGAGTCCTACGACCGGCGCGCCCTGCTCCGCTTCATGGCCGACGTGAAGTCCGGGGCGGAGGAGGTGCGTGCGCCCGTGTACTCGCACATGACCTACGACATCGTCCCCGGCGAGGAGCAGGCGGTGCACCGCCCGGACGTGCTGATCGTGGAGGGCCTGAACGTGCTCGCCCCGCCACGCACCCGCACCGACGGCACGGCCGGCCTCAGCGTCTCCGACTTCTTCGACTTCTCCGTGTACGTGGACGCCCGTGCCGACTGGATCCGCCGCTGGTACATCGAGCGCTTCATGGACCTGCGCTCGGGCGCCTTCCGCGATCCGCGCAGCTACTTCCACCGCTACGCCCACCTCTCCGACGCCGAGGCGCAGGCCACCGCGGAGCACATCTGGGACACCATCAACGGGCCCAACCTCCAGCAGAACGTGCATCCCACCCGGGGGCGGGCGCGACTCGTGCTCACCAAGAACGAGCGGCACGAGGTCACGCGGGTCCTGCTGCGCAAGGTCTGAGGCCCGCCTCGTGGCCGGACCCTCGTCGCCCCGGCCCGGCCGAGCCCCGGACACGGTCGGCGCCGGCCTCGAATGGCCATAGACTTGCCCCATGCTTCAAGGATTCAAGGAATTCATCCTCAAGGGAAACGTCATCGACCTCGCCGTGGCCGTCGTCATCGGCGCCGCCTTCAGCAAGGTGATCAACGCGGTCGTGGAGAACGTGCTCATGCCGTTCATCTCCGGGCTCGTGAAGGCGCCGGACTTCGACCAGTTCGGCGTCGTGATGCTCAACGGCAACGCCATCCAGTTCGGCGTCCTCCTCACCGCGATCGTCAACTTCCTGCTCATCGCCGCGGCGGTCTACTTCGTGATCGTCCTGCCGATGAACGCCATGATCGAGCGCCGCAACCGGCGCCTCGGCATCACCCCGAAGGACGAGGAGGTGCCGGAGGACGTCGCGCTGCTCTCCGAGATCCGCGACCTGCTGGCCGCCCAGCGCGGCGGCGCCGCGGGCACCGTCACCGGCACCCCCACCGGGACCGACCCCCGACTCTGAGCCTCCCGGCTCCCCGACCCCGACGGGCCCCGGACACCTCCCCAACGGAGGCGTCCGGGGCCCGTCCTGTTCCGGGGCGCACCCGCCGGGGGCACGGGGCCGCCCCCTACGGTGCGGTGGCCGCGCCGCCGGTCCCCGCGTCCAGGCACGGCAGCCATTCGAGCGCCACGCCGCGGCCGCACACCGGGGCGTCCACGGCCGCGTAGGCCACGCCCCACAGCAGCGCCAGCCCGGCCGTCAGCGCGCCGAGCAGCACCGCCCTGCGAGGCGGCTGGTCCGGGCGCACGGGTCAGGCGTGGAGCGCGAGCTCGCGCTGCACGACGGCGGCCAGGGACTCGGCCTCGCCGCGGGCGGTGTCCTCGTCCGGGGCCTCCACCATCACGCGCACCACCGGCTCCGTTCCGGACGGGCGCAGCAGCACCCGCCCCGTCTCCCCGAGGCGCGCCTCGGCCTCGGCCACGGCGGCCTGCACGGCCTCGTCCGTCCCGGCGCGGGCCTTGTCCACACCGCGCACGTTCACGAGCACCTGCGGGAGGCGCTGCATCACGCCGGCGAGCTCGGAGAGCGGGGTGCCGGTCTGGGCCACGCGGGAGGCGAGCTGCAGGCCGGTCAGCACGCCGTCGCCCGTGGTGGCGTGGTCCGCGAAGATCACGTGGCCGGACTGCTCGCCGCCCAGCGAGTAGTCCCCCAGCTTCATGCCGGCCAGGACGTAGCGGTCGCCGACCTGGGTCTCCACCAGCTGGACCCCCTCGCGGCCCATGGCCAGCTTGAGGCCGAGGTTGGACATGACGGTGACCACGAGGGTGTCGTCGCGCAGGGCGCCGCGGTCCTTCAGGGCCAGCGCCATGACGCCCATGATCTGGTCGCCGTCCACGACCTCGCCGTGCTCGTCCACCGCGAGGCAGCGGTCGGCGTCGCCGTCGTGGGCGATGCCCAGGTCCGCGCCGTGCTCCTTGACCGCCGCCTGGAGCATCTCCAGGTGCGTCGAGCCGCAGCCCTCGTTGATGTTCAGCCCGTCTGGGGAGGCGCCGATGACGACCACCTGCGCGCCGGCGGCGCGGAACGCCTCCGGTGAGCAGCCGGCGGCCGCGCCGTGGGCGCAGTCCAACACCACGGTGAGGCCGTCCAGGCGGTGGGGCAGGGACTGGAGGAGGTGGAGGACATAGCGGTCCTCGGCGTCGGAGAAGACGCGCACGCGGCCCACGTCCGCACCCGTGGGGCGCAGCGGGTCGGCGCCCTCCAGGTGCTGGATGATCTCGTCCTCCTGCCCGTCGGTGAGCTTCTGGCCACCGCGGGCGAGGAACTTGATGCCGTTGTCCGGCGCGGGGTTGTGGGAGGCGGAGATCATCACGCCGAAGTCCGCGCCCAGGTCCGCCACGAGGAACGCGGCCGCCGGCGTGGGCAGCACGCCGGCGTCCCAGACGTCCACGCCGGACGAGGCGAGGCCGGCCACCACGGCCGCGCCGATGAACTGGCCGCTGATCCGCGGGTCCCGCGCGACGACGGCCACGGGCCGCCTGCCCTCCTCGAGGGCCTCGGCCCCGAGCACGGGGGCGGCCGCCTGGGCCAGCTGGAGGGACAGCTCCACAGTGAGGGTCTCGTTGGCCAGGCCACGGACGCCATCGGTTCCGAACAATCTCGACATGATCAGTGAGTCTACGAGCCTGAGTGGCCCGGAGCACCACCCCCGGGGTCCCGAGCGCGCCGCGCGGCCGGTACCATCGAGCCGGTGGGCCCGCGCCCGTGCACCCGTCCGGCTCCCGGACGGGCGGCCCCGCGGCCCCCCGCCGCCCCGACACGAAGGACCCCTCCATGGCCGATCTCCCCGAGACCACCCCACGACGACGCTGGCCGCGCCGCGCCGTCCTGGGCGGCACCGGCGTCGCGCTCGCCTCCGCCGCCGTCGCCTGCGGATCCGGCGACGAGGCCCCCGAGGCGTCCGCCTCCGCCGGCGGCGACGACCGCCCCCGCCTGCCCGCGCCGGAGATCCTCACGACGGACGACTGGGGCGCGGTCACGCCCGCCAACTACCTCCAGACCCTCTACGAGCGCCCCTCGTACCTCGTCATCCACCACACGACGACGCCGAACACCTCCGACGGGTCACGCCAGGCCGCCTTGGACCTCGCCCGCATGGTGCAGAAGGGCCACATCGCCCAGGGCTGGGGCGACTCCGGCCAGCAGTTCACGTTGTCCCGCGGCGGCTTCCCCATGGAGGCCCGGCACGGCTCCCGCCACGCCCTCGAGGGCGGGGAGACCTTCATGCTCGGCATCCACGCCCTCGGCTTCAACGCCTACGCCCTGGGCATCGAGTGCGAGGGCTTCTACATGGTGAATCCGCCGCCGCAGAGCCTCTACGCGGGGCTCGTGCGGCTCTCCGCCTACATCTGCCAGCAGTACGAGATGCCGCCCTCGCGCATCATCGGCCACCGCGACGTGGTGGCCACCAGCTGCTGCGGCGACGCGTTCTACGCGAAGCTCCCGATCCTGCGCGAGGACGTGCGCGCCTCCCTGGAGGCCGGCGAGTACCGCATCAGCGAGGGGTTCGGGGCGGAGAACCTCCTCGACGACGCCCACGTCAACGCGGAGTGGGTCAAGCGCAACCCCTGAGCATCCGCACCGCCGACGACGGCGCCCCACCCGAGCGGGCGGGGCGCCGTCGTCATGCGGGGGCCTCGGCGGGCCGCCGCGTCCCGGACGTGCTCAGCGCACGCGCGGGAAGGAGCCGCTGTCGTGGTCCTCGCCCATCTCGAACAGGTCCGTCGCGGGTGCGCAGATGAGCGGGTCCGGGGCGTGCACGATCCGCGCGTCCTTGCCCGGGTACGGGAGCGTGTGCAGCACGTGCCGGATGGCCTCGAGGCGCGCGCGCTTCTTGTCGTTGGACTTCACCACGGTCCACGGCGCGTCGGCCGTGTGCGTGTAGAAGAACATGGCCTCCTTGGCGTTCGTGTAGTCGTCCCACTTGTCGAGGGAGGCCATGTCGGTGGGCGAGAGCTTCCAGCGGCGGACGGGATCGGTCTCGCGGGAGGCGAAGCGGTTGAGCTGCTCGCGCTGGGAGACGGAGAACCAGAACTTCACGAGGTGGATGCCGGAGTTGACCAGCATGCGCTCGAGCTCCGGGGTCTCCCGCATGAACTCGAGGTACTGCGGCGGCGTGCAATAGCCCATGACGCGCTCGACGCCGGCCCGGTTGTACCAGGACCGGTCGAACATCACGATCTCCCCGCCGGAGGGCAGGTGCTGGATGTAGCGCTGGAAGTACCACTGCGAGGCCTCGGCCTCGGTGGGCTTCTCGAGGGCCACGGTGCGGGCGCCGCGCGGGTTGAGGTGCTCGTTGAAGCGCTTGATCGCGCCGCCCTTGCCGGCCGCGTCGCGCCCCTCGAAGATGATCAGGACCTTCTGGCCCGTCTCCTTGACCCACAGCTGCATCTTCAGCAGCTCGATCTGGAGCTCGCGCTTGCGGCGCTCGTAGAGGCGTCGGCTGATCTTCGTCTCGTAGGGGTAGCCCTCGCGCCACGCGAGCGGGTCCGGGGTCGGCAGGGCCTTGTCCCCGCGCAGCTTGCGGCCGAGCTCGTGGATCTCGTCGACCTCCGCGGCGTAGTCGTGGGTCACGGCGAACGGGAGATCGGAATCCCCCGCCTCCAGCACGTGGACGGGGGTGCTCTCCGGCGACGCCGGCGCGTCGGTCTGCGCCTGGCCCTGGGCCTCCTGGGGGGCGTCCTCCGGGCGGCGGGATGAATCTGCCATGGCGGATCTCCTCGTGGCTCTCACACGTCTCGCGCCACCGGCGGGAGCCCTCACGCCCCGGGCGCGCCCCCGCCGCACTGCGGGGACCCTCACAGTCTAGGCGCCGGACGCGGCAGACCCCGCGCCACCGGGGAACGGTGACACGGGGTCTGCGGGGCGGATCCGCTCGGCCGGAGCCGAGGCGCAGATCAGCGCTTCGAGAACTGCGAGGCCTTGCGGGCCTTCTTGAGGCCGGCCTTCTTGCGCTCGATGACGCGGGCGTCACGGGTGAGGAAGCCGGCCTTCTTGAGGGCGGCGCGGTTGTGCTCGCGGTCGATCTCGTTCAGGGCGCGGGAGATGCCCAGGCGCAGCGCACCGGCCTGCCCGGAGGGGCCGCCGCCGTGGATGCGGGCGATCACGTCGTACGCGCCGGCGAGCTCCAGCAGCGTGAAGGGGTCGTTGACCTCCTGCTGGTGCAGCTTGTTGGGGAAGTAGTTCTCCAGGGTGCGGCCGTTCACGGTCCACTGGCCGGAGCCGGGGATGAGGCGGACGCGCGCCACGGCCTCCTTGCGGCGGCCGACGGCTGCACCGGGGACGGTCAGGGCGGGACGCTCGGACACGGCGGCCTCGTCGGTGGAGGCGGTGGCGGACGACTCGGAGGTGTAGCTGGTCAGCTCCACGTCCTCATGCTCATTGATGCTCATGGTTCTCCTCAGGAAAAGTCTCAGGCGGTCGCCAGGGTCACTGGGCGACCTGGCCGATCTCGAAGGTGGCGGGCTGCTGGGCGGCGTGCGGGTGCTCGGCACCGCGGTACACCTTGAGCTTGCCCATCTGCTGGTCGGCCAGCGAGTTCTTGGGGAGCATGCCGCGGACGGCCTTCTCCACGGCGCGGACCGGGTTGGTCTCGAGGAGCTCGGCGTAGCTCTGCGACTTCAGGCCGCCCGGGTAGCCCGAGTGGCGATAGGCGCGCTTCTTCTCGAGCTTGGCGCCGGTGAGGGCCACCTTCTCGGCGTTCACGATGATGACGAAGTCGCCCATGTCCATGTGGGGGGCGAACGTCGGCTTGTGCTTTCCGCGCAGCAGGGTGGCGGTGTGGGTGGCCAGGCGGCCGAGGACGACGTCGGTGGCATCGATGATGTGCCACTGGCGGTCGGCATCGCCAGGCTTGGGAGAGTACGTACGCACGTTGTCTGCCTTCAGGGTCGGTGATCGGTCACAGTGGCCGCGCGCTGGGGCGTGATTCCGGCGTGGGGCGCACTGTCAGTTCTCCGTGCGCGCCGGGGCTCCAGGTGAGGACTGGAAGGCGACCGGGCCCGAGGATCCCGGGGGTGCGGCGCGAGCTGAAGGCCATGCAACTGAGCCACTCGCGGCACGACGCATCCGGGTGCGGACATGCGCAACGTCTCCCCATGCTACCGGGTCCGCGTCCCCGCGGCAAAAGCGCGGGCCCACGTCCCGCGGCGCCCTTCGGGGGCGCCCCCGACGTCGACGCCCGGACTCACAGGGAGCGTCGGGCCCGTGTCCCCGCGGCGCGGGCCCGCAGCACGTCCGGGTTCGCCGGGTAGGCGACGCGGGCCAGGGTCAGCCCACCCGGCGGCGCGAGGCGCACATGGGAGTCCCGCACGCGGGCCGCCAGCCGCTCGCCCGCCCAGCCGGGAGCGCGACGCCCCTCCCCCACCTCCAGGAGCGCCCCCACGATGGAGCGCACCATGTGGTGGCAGAACGCGTCCGCGCGGATCTGGACACGGACGATCCCCTCCGGGTCCCGCTCGACCCGCAGATCCTGG belongs to Micrococcus sp. 2A and includes:
- the rplM gene encoding 50S ribosomal protein L13, with the protein product MRTYSPKPGDADRQWHIIDATDVVLGRLATHTATLLRGKHKPTFAPHMDMGDFVIIVNAEKVALTGAKLEKKRAYRHSGYPGGLKSQSYAELLETNPVRAVEKAVRGMLPKNSLADQQMGKLKVYRGAEHPHAAQQPATFEIGQVAQ
- the rpsI gene encoding 30S ribosomal protein S9, which produces MSINEHEDVELTSYTSESSATASTDEAAVSERPALTVPGAAVGRRKEAVARVRLIPGSGQWTVNGRTLENYFPNKLHQQEVNDPFTLLELAGAYDVIARIHGGGPSGQAGALRLGISRALNEIDREHNRAALKKAGFLTRDARVIERKKAGLKKARKASQFSKR
- the mscL gene encoding large conductance mechanosensitive channel protein MscL, with the protein product MLQGFKEFILKGNVIDLAVAVVIGAAFSKVINAVVENVLMPFISGLVKAPDFDQFGVVMLNGNAIQFGVLLTAIVNFLLIAAAVYFVIVLPMNAMIERRNRRLGITPKDEEVPEDVALLSEIRDLLAAQRGGAAGTVTGTPTGTDPRL
- the coaA gene encoding type I pantothenate kinase yields the protein MELERQTWSRLAAEMAQPFDQADVERLRGIGDTLSLTEVAEVYLPLSRLLGINVEASGALRSATNAFLGEHTGRTPYVIGVAGSVAVGKSTTARVLQEMLRRWPTTPRVELITTDGFLHPNAVLAERGLMKRKGFPESYDRRALLRFMADVKSGAEEVRAPVYSHMTYDIVPGEEQAVHRPDVLIVEGLNVLAPPRTRTDGTAGLSVSDFFDFSVYVDARADWIRRWYIERFMDLRSGAFRDPRSYFHRYAHLSDAEAQATAEHIWDTINGPNLQQNVHPTRGRARLVLTKNERHEVTRVLLRKV
- the glmM gene encoding phosphoglucosamine mutase, with product MSRLFGTDGVRGLANETLTVELSLQLAQAAAPVLGAEALEEGRRPVAVVARDPRISGQFIGAAVVAGLASSGVDVWDAGVLPTPAAAFLVADLGADFGVMISASHNPAPDNGIKFLARGGQKLTDGQEDEIIQHLEGADPLRPTGADVGRVRVFSDAEDRYVLHLLQSLPHRLDGLTVVLDCAHGAAAGCSPEAFRAAGAQVVVIGASPDGLNINEGCGSTHLEMLQAAVKEHGADLGIAHDGDADRCLAVDEHGEVVDGDQIMGVMALALKDRGALRDDTLVVTVMSNLGLKLAMGREGVQLVETQVGDRYVLAGMKLGDYSLGGEQSGHVIFADHATTGDGVLTGLQLASRVAQTGTPLSELAGVMQRLPQVLVNVRGVDKARAGTDEAVQAAVAEAEARLGETGRVLLRPSGTEPVVRVMVEAPDEDTARGEAESLAAVVQRELALHA
- a CDS encoding peptidoglycan recognition family protein; amino-acid sequence: MADLPETTPRRRWPRRAVLGGTGVALASAAVACGSGDEAPEASASAGGDDRPRLPAPEILTTDDWGAVTPANYLQTLYERPSYLVIHHTTTPNTSDGSRQAALDLARMVQKGHIAQGWGDSGQQFTLSRGGFPMEARHGSRHALEGGETFMLGIHALGFNAYALGIECEGFYMVNPPPQSLYAGLVRLSAYICQQYEMPPSRIIGHRDVVATSCCGDAFYAKLPILREDVRASLEAGEYRISEGFGAENLLDDAHVNAEWVKRNP
- the ppk2 gene encoding polyphosphate kinase 2, which produces MADSSRRPEDAPQEAQGQAQTDAPASPESTPVHVLEAGDSDLPFAVTHDYAAEVDEIHELGRKLRGDKALPTPDPLAWREGYPYETKISRRLYERRKRELQIELLKMQLWVKETGQKVLIIFEGRDAAGKGGAIKRFNEHLNPRGARTVALEKPTEAEASQWYFQRYIQHLPSGGEIVMFDRSWYNRAGVERVMGYCTPPQYLEFMRETPELERMLVNSGIHLVKFWFSVSQREQLNRFASRETDPVRRWKLSPTDMASLDKWDDYTNAKEAMFFYTHTADAPWTVVKSNDKKRARLEAIRHVLHTLPYPGKDARIVHAPDPLICAPATDLFEMGEDHDSGSFPRVR